A region from the Triticum urartu cultivar G1812 chromosome 1, Tu2.1, whole genome shotgun sequence genome encodes:
- the LOC125530814 gene encoding glucose-1-phosphate adenylyltransferase large subunit, chloroplastic/amyloplastic yields the protein MSSMQFSSVLPLEGKACVSPVRREGSACERLKVGDSSSIRHERASRRMCNGGRGPAATGAQCVFTSDASPADTLVLRTSFRRNYADPNEVAAVILGGGTGTQLFPLTSTRATPAVPIGGCYRLIDIPMSNCFNSGINKIFVMTQFNSASLNRHIHRTYLGGGINFTDGSVEVLAATQMPGEAAGWFRGTADAVRKFIWVLEDYYKNKSIEHILILSGDQLYRMDYMELVQKHVDDNADITLSCAPVGESRASEYGLVKFDSSGRVVQFSEKPKGADLEAMKVDTSFLNFAIDDPAKYPYIASMGVYVFKRDVLLNLLKSRYAELHDFGSEILPRALHDHNVQAYVFTDYWEDIGTIRSFFDANMALCEQPPKFEFYDPKTPFFTSPRYLPPTKSDKCRIKEAIISHGCFLRECKIEHSIIGVRSRLNSGSELKNAMMMGADSYETEDEISRLMSEGKVPIGVGENTKISNCIIDMNARIGRDVVISNKEGVQEADRPEEGYYIRSGIVVIQKNATIKDGTVV from the exons ATGTCATCGATGCAGTTCAGCAGCGTGCTGCCCCTGGAGGGCAAGGCGTGCGTCTCCCCCGTCAGGAGAGAGGGCTCAGCCTGCGAGCGCCTCAAGGTCGGGGACAGCAGCAGCATCAGGCATGAGAGGGCCTCCAGGAGGATGTGCAACGGCGGCAGGGGCCCCGCCGCCACGGGCGCGCAGTGCGTGTTCACCTCCGACGCCAGCCCAGCAGACACCCTT GTTCTCCGGACGTCCTTCAGGAGGAATTACGCTGATCCGAACGAGGTCGCGGCCGTCATACTCGGCGGTGGCACCGGGACTCAGCTCTTCCCACTCACAAGCACAAGGGCCACACCTGCT GTTCCTATTGGAGGATGTTACAGGCTCATCGACATTCCCATGAGCAACTGCTTCAACAGTGGCATCAACAAGATATTCGTCATGACCCAGTTCAACTCGGCCTCTCTTAATCGTCACATTCATCGCACCTACCTCGGCGGGGGAATCAATTTCACTGATGGATCTGTTGAG GTATTGGCCGCGACGCAAATGCCTGGGGAGGCTGCTGGATGGTTCCGCGGAACAGCGGACGCCGTCAGAAAATTTATCTGGGTGCTTGAG GACTATTATAAGAATAAATCCATAGAGCACATTTTGATCTTGTCGGGCGATCAGCTTTATCGCATGGATTACATGGAGCTTGTGCAG AAACATGTGGATGACAATGCTGACATTACTTTATCATGTGCCCCTGTTGGAGAGAG CCGGGCATCTGAGTACGGGCTAGTGAAGTTCGACAGTTCAGGCCGTGTGGTCCAATTTTCTGAGAAGCCAAAGGGTGCCGATCTGGAAGCGATG AAAGTGGATACCAGTTTTCTCAATTTCGCCATAGACGACCCTGCTAAATATCCATATATTGCGTCGATGGGAGTTTATGTCTTCAAAAGAGATGTTCTGCTGAACCTTCTAAA GTCAAGATACGCAGAACTACATGACTTTGGGTCTGAAATCCTCCCGAGAGCTCTGCATGATCACAATGTGCAG GCATATGTCTTCACTGACTACTGGGAGGACATTGGAACAATCAGATCCTTCTTCGATGCGAACATGGCCCTCTGCGAGCAG CCTCCAAAGTTTGAATTTTATGATCCAAAAACTCCCTTCTTCACTTCGCCTCGGTACTTACCACCAACAAAGTCAGACAAGTGCAGG ATCAAAGAAGCGATCATTTCGCACGGCTGCTTCTTGCGTGAATGCAAAATCGAGCACTCCATCATCGGCGTTCGTTCACGCCTAAACTCCGGAAGCGAGCTCAAG AACGCGATGATGATGGGCGCGGACTCGTACGAGACCGAGGACGAGATCTCGAGGCTGATGTCGGAGGGCAAGGTCCCCATCGGCGTCGGGGAGAACACAAAGATCAG CAACTGCATCATCGACATGAATGCGAGGATAGGAAGGGACGTGGTCATCTCAAACAAGGAG GGAGTGCAAGAAGCCGACAGGCCGGAGGAAGGGTACTACATCAGGTCCGGGATCGTGGTGATCCAGAAGAACGCGACCATCAAGGACGGCACCGTCGTGTAG
- the LOC125539619 gene encoding uncharacterized protein LOC125539619 produces MADAETLDDFAGRLGGMAARYAALGSTLEDAALVKKLLDSVPNRLYAAVARIEQFCDVDTMLFEDALGRLKAFNERLRRRGQDGGNHGGEQLMLTAAQWWARERRRGGARGEDDDDGARSEVSGFGGNRRGRCYKCGERGHFKRECPQWKKAPAAERALLVDDGDVKDVGLL; encoded by the coding sequence ATGGCGGACGCCGAGACCTTGGATGACTTCGCCGGGAGGCTCGGTGGGATGGCGGCGCGGTACGCGGCGTTGGGATCGACTTTGGAGGACGCCGCCCTCGTCAAGAAGCTGCTCGACTCGGTGCCGAACCGCCTGTACGCGGCGGTGGCCAGAATCGAGCAGTTCTGCGACGTCGACACGATGCTCTTCGAGGACGCGCTGGGGCGGCTGAAAGCCTTCAACGAGAGGCTGCGTCGACGCGGGCAGGACGGGGGAAACCATGGCGGCGAGCAGCTGATGCTCACCGCGGCACAGTGGTGGGCGCGCGAGCGGCGTCGAGGTGGTGCGCGCGGagaggacgacgacgacggggCGCGCAGCGAGGTGTCGGGCTTCGGCGGGAACCGGCGCGGCCGCTGCTACAAGTGCGGTGAACGCGGGCATTTCAAGCGCGAGTGCCCGCAGTGGAAGAAGGCACCGGCGGCGGAGCGGGCCTTGCTGGTGGACGACGGCGACGTCAAGGACGTCGGGCTGCTCTGA